In Phyllopteryx taeniolatus isolate TA_2022b chromosome 6, UOR_Ptae_1.2, whole genome shotgun sequence, one genomic interval encodes:
- the slc6a3 gene encoding sodium-dependent dopamine transporter, whose amino-acid sequence MLKDQVPIGLMSSVVAPEKNPSNAAGPKEVELILVKEQNGVQFTSSTIVAPATSQIGTSGEEERETWGKKIDFLLSVIGFAVDLANVWRFPYLCYKNGGGAFLVPYLFFMVIAGMPLFYMELALGQYNREGAAGVWKICPIFKGVGFTVILISLYVGFYYNVIISWALFYLFSSFTAELPWIHCNNTWNSPNCSDWADNSTISDIYKATPAQEYFERGVLHIQDSNGIDNLGRPRWQLTSCLGVVIVLLYFSLWKGVKTSGKVVWITATMPYVVLTVLLIRGVTLPGAKDGIKAYLSVDFGKLCDAKVWIDAATQICFSLGVGFGVLIAFSSYNKFSNNCYRDAIITSSINSLTSFFSGFVVFSFLGYMSYKHNVTLDNVARDGSGLVFVIYPEAIATLPGSSVWAIIFFIMLLTLGIDSAMGGMESVITGVIDEFKCLHKHRELFTLFIVVATFLISLFCVTNGGIYVFTLLDHFAAGTSILFGVLIEAIGIAWFYGVDRFSDDIEEMIGQRPGRYWRLCWKFVSPCFLLFMVVVSFATFNPPNYGTYTFPPWANRLGWCLATSSMSMVPLYAIYKLCSLPGKFCDRLAYAITPETEHHLVDNGEVRQFTLHHWLVV is encoded by the exons ATGCTGAAGGATCAAGTCCCGATAGGCCTGATGTCATCAGTCGTAGCCCCAGAAAAAAACCCTTCCAATGCTGCGGGTCCCAAAGAG GTGGAGCTGATCCTTGTCAAGGAGCAGAACGGGGTCCAGTTCACCTCCAGCACCATCGTGGCTCCGGCCACATCTCAGATCGGCACCAGCGGTGAGGAGGAAAGGGAAACCTGGGGCAAGAAAATTGACTTCCTGCTGTCGGTGATCGGATTTGCGGTGGACCTCGCCAACGTTTGGAGGTTCCCTTACCTCTGCTACAAGAATGGAGGAG gTGCTTTCTTGGTGCCATACCTGTTCTTTATGGTGATAGCGGGCATGCCTCTCTTTTACATGGAGCTGGCTCTGGGACAGTACAACAGAGAGGGCGCAGCAGGGGTCTGGAAAATATGTCCTATATTTAAAG GTGTAGGATTTACAGTGATCCTCATTTCCCTCTATGTTGGCTTCTACTACAATGTCATCATCTCTTGGGCTCTCTTCTACCTCTTCTCGTCGTTCACTGCCGAGCTCCCGTGGATTCATTGCAACAACACTTGGAACAGTCCAAACTGCTCGGACTGGGCTGACAAcagcaccatcagtgacatttaCAAGGCAACTCCAGCTCAAGAGTATTTTGA GCGAGGGGTGCTCCACATTCAGGACAGCAATGGCATTGATAATCTTGGTCGTCCACGCTGGCAGTTGACTTCCTGTCTAGGTGTggtcattgttctgctttacTTCAGTCTGTGGAAGGGGGTCAAGACATCTGGCAAG GTTGTGTGGATCACAGCCACCATGCCCTACGTGGTCTTGACTGTGCTGCTCATTCGAGGGGTCACCCTGCCCGGAGCCAAGGATGGCATTAAGGCCTACCTGTCTGTCGACTTCGGGAAACTCTGCGATGCCAAG GTTTGGATCGATGCCGCCACGCAGATCTGTTTCTCGCTGGGAGTCGGGTTTGGTGTGCTCATCGCCTTTTCCAGCTACAACAAATTCAGCAACAACTGCTACAG AGACGCCATCATCACCAGCTCCATCAACTCTTTGACCAGCTTCTTCTCTGGCTTTGTTGTATTCTCCTTCCTTGGCTACATGTCATACAAGCACAATGTGACTCTGGACAATGTCGCTAGAGATG GGTCTGGATTGGTGTTTGTTATTTACCCAGAAGCCATTGCCACATTACCCGGGTCATCAGTGTGGGCAATAATCTTCTTCATCATGCTTTTGACACTTGGCATCGACAGCGCT ATGGGTGGGATGGAGTCTGTCATTACGGGTGTGATTGATGAGTTCAAATGCCTCCACAAGCATCGGGAGCTCTTCACCCTCTTCATTGTGGTCGCCACCTTCCTCATCTCTCTCTTCTGCGTTACAAAC GGTGGGATTTACGTGTTTACTCTGTTGGACCACTTTGCAGCAGGGACGTCCATTCTGTTTGGAGTGCTTATTGAAGCCATCGGTATTGCATGGTTTTACG GTGTGGACCGTTTCAGTGACGACATCGAGGAGATGATAGGTCAGCGGCCAGGCAGATACTGGAGGCTGTGTTGGAAATTTGTCAGCCCTTGCTTCCTCCTG TTTATGGTGGTGGTGAGCTTTGCGACATTTAACCCTCCCAACTACGGCACCTACACCTTTCCTCCGTGGGCGAACAGGCTGGGATGGTGCCTGGCCACTTCATCCATGTCCATGGTGCCGCTTTACGCCATCTACAAACTTTGCAGCCTACCTGGAAAGTTTTGTGAC AGACTGGCTTACGCCATCACCCCGGAGACAGAACATCATTTGGTGGACAATGGAGAGGTTCGTCAGTTCACA CTTCATCACTGGCTGGTTGTCTGA